Proteins co-encoded in one Dyella japonica A8 genomic window:
- the mrdA gene encoding penicillin-binding protein 2, which translates to MALRRRAIKDARGEATLFRVRAFVGFALILIGLGVLVARYQYLQVRRHDEFALRSENNRMKPRAIPPARGLIYDRNGVLLADNVPAFRLEVVPEQVKDMQGMLSSLREVVPLDDGDLEAFRKQLKQNRRFDSVPLKLHLTEDEIDRFAINRWRFPGVDVVPYLTRRYPYGPLFAHVVGYVGRIDADDMNRLDQDRYKGTSHVGRSGLERSYEDMLHGEPGYELVEVNADGRVQRVLETHAPTPGKNLYLSIDMRVQKAATDAFQGRPGSAVAIDPRNGQVLAMASVPSFDPNLFVNGISKADYTGYMTAEDKPLLNRALKSAYPPGSTVKPFLALGGLELGIRRPEDTVLSTGEFCIPGQQRCYRDDVRGGNGTVNMVRAIQLSTNTYFYKLALDMGIDRLANWMGSLGFGKKTGIDLLGEAEGILPSPEWKATRSKYPWFKGETVIAGIGQGYWNVTALQLAHATATFAGHGTPYAPRLVMATSAVKERPVPLPNTPAGPSLIRKPHDWDVVNQGMLAVVNEVGGTAKGQFTGFPYLVAGKSGTAERFSRRSNEYDTNKNTAYLAARHRAWFIGYTPAEAPRIAVVAMLESGAWGASDAGPIVRKVMEAWLASTGGPVPPKNPEGEPAAPSSAPDVPEDTPVVSPADMSTMPTVPADSASAAPPEDGGNP; encoded by the coding sequence ATGGCACTGCGGCGACGCGCCATCAAGGATGCCCGCGGCGAAGCCACGCTGTTCCGCGTGCGCGCCTTCGTGGGCTTTGCGCTGATCCTTATCGGCCTGGGCGTGCTGGTGGCGCGTTACCAGTACCTGCAGGTGCGGCGCCACGACGAGTTCGCCCTGCGCTCCGAGAACAACCGCATGAAGCCGCGCGCCATTCCGCCCGCGCGCGGCCTCATCTACGACCGCAACGGCGTGTTGCTGGCCGACAACGTGCCGGCGTTCCGTCTGGAAGTGGTGCCCGAGCAGGTGAAGGACATGCAGGGCATGCTGTCCTCCCTCCGCGAGGTCGTGCCGCTGGACGACGGCGACCTCGAGGCCTTCAGGAAGCAGCTCAAGCAGAACCGCCGTTTCGACAGCGTGCCGCTGAAGCTGCACCTCACCGAGGATGAGATCGACCGGTTCGCCATCAACCGCTGGCGTTTCCCGGGCGTGGACGTGGTGCCCTATCTCACCCGCCGTTACCCGTACGGCCCCCTGTTCGCGCACGTGGTGGGCTATGTGGGGCGCATCGATGCGGACGACATGAACCGCCTCGACCAGGATCGCTACAAGGGCACCAGCCACGTCGGTCGCAGCGGTCTGGAGCGCTCGTACGAGGACATGCTGCACGGCGAGCCCGGCTACGAGCTGGTCGAAGTGAATGCCGACGGCCGCGTGCAGCGCGTGCTGGAAACCCATGCGCCCACGCCGGGCAAGAACCTCTACCTGAGCATCGACATGCGGGTGCAGAAGGCGGCCACCGATGCCTTCCAGGGGCGGCCGGGCTCCGCGGTGGCCATCGATCCGCGCAATGGCCAGGTGCTGGCCATGGCCAGCGTGCCGAGCTTCGACCCCAACCTGTTCGTCAACGGCATCAGCAAGGCGGACTACACGGGCTACATGACGGCCGAGGACAAGCCGTTGCTCAACCGCGCGCTGAAGAGCGCGTATCCGCCGGGTTCGACGGTGAAGCCGTTCCTCGCGCTGGGTGGTCTGGAACTGGGCATCCGCCGTCCGGAGGACACCGTGCTGTCGACGGGCGAATTCTGTATCCCGGGCCAGCAGCGCTGCTATCGCGACGACGTGCGTGGCGGCAACGGCACGGTGAACATGGTGCGAGCCATCCAGCTCTCCACCAATACGTACTTTTACAAGCTCGCGCTCGACATGGGCATCGACCGGCTGGCCAACTGGATGGGTAGCCTGGGCTTCGGCAAGAAGACGGGGATCGACCTGCTGGGTGAGGCCGAAGGCATTCTGCCGTCGCCGGAGTGGAAGGCCACGCGCAGCAAATACCCCTGGTTCAAGGGCGAAACCGTGATCGCCGGCATCGGCCAGGGTTACTGGAACGTCACCGCGCTGCAGCTCGCCCATGCCACGGCCACCTTTGCCGGCCACGGCACGCCGTATGCGCCACGGCTGGTAATGGCCACCTCCGCCGTGAAGGAGCGCCCGGTGCCATTGCCCAACACGCCCGCCGGGCCTTCGCTGATCCGCAAGCCGCATGATTGGGATGTGGTGAATCAGGGCATGCTAGCCGTGGTCAATGAGGTGGGCGGTACGGCCAAGGGGCAGTTCACCGGCTTTCCGTACCTTGTGGCGGGCAAGAGCGGTACCGCGGAGCGTTTCTCCCGGCGTAGCAACGAATACGACACCAACAAGAACACCGCCTATCTGGCCGCGCGCCACCGCGCATGGTTCATCGGTTACACGCCTGCAGAGGCCCCCCGCATCGCCGTTGTCGCCATGCTGGAATCGGGTGCGTGGGGCGCGTCGGACGCCGGCCCCATCGTGCGCAAGGTGATGGAAGCATGGCTAGCCTCGACCGGCGGTCCCGTGCCGCCGAAGAACCCGGAAGGCGAGCCGGCGGCTCCCTCCAGCGCGCCGGACGTGCCCGAAGACACGCCCGTCGTCTCGCCAGCGGACATGTCCACCATGCCAACAGTCCCGGCCGACAGCGCCAGCGCCGCACCGCCCGAGGATGGAGGCAACCCATGA
- the mreD gene encoding rod shape-determining protein MreD, whose amino-acid sequence MSKPRVSLLWFVGTLVFAVLSMLIPLPAPLQPFKPYWPALFLLYWSLESGDRVTLGLAFVVGLCADLLDGVLLGEQAMRLCAMVFIVLRFRSRLRFFPMWQQTLAVLALLLNDRVLLLIVRTFAGDALPSATWWISPFVGAALWPFLFLLMDDLRMRLRIQ is encoded by the coding sequence ATGAGCAAACCTCGCGTCAGTCTGCTGTGGTTCGTGGGCACGCTGGTGTTCGCCGTGCTGTCCATGCTGATTCCGCTGCCGGCACCGCTGCAGCCCTTCAAGCCCTACTGGCCGGCCCTGTTCCTGCTGTATTGGTCGCTGGAATCGGGTGACCGCGTCACCCTGGGCCTGGCTTTCGTCGTGGGCCTGTGCGCGGACCTGCTGGACGGCGTGCTGCTCGGCGAACAGGCCATGCGCCTGTGCGCGATGGTGTTCATCGTCCTGCGTTTCCGTTCGCGCCTGCGTTTCTTCCCGATGTGGCAGCAGACGCTGGCCGTGCTGGCCCTGTTGTTGAATGACCGCGTGCTGCTGCTGATTGTGCGCACGTTCGCGGGCGATGCGTTGCCGTCGGCGACGTGGTGGATCTCGCCGTTCGTCGGCGCCGCGCTTTGGCCGTTCCTGTTCCTGCTCATGGACGACCTGCGCATGCGCCTGCGCATCCAGTAA
- the rodA gene encoding rod shape-determining protein RodA, producing the protein MIDELQARLMQLLRRMAKRPRIDIPLALGLMVLAGVGLMTLYSASGGNMAMIGGQAARFAMGGVLVLLISRIPPQTLRTWTPWLYAASIFLLLVVAAIGEVRSGSKRWLNLGVMSFQPSELLKLTMPMMVAWYLHPRQLPPSWKDIIAVGILIGIPAGLIAEQPDLGTALLVSAAGAFALFLSGMRWWKIGSLLAAVGAMIPVAWHFLHEYQRNRVRTLLDPESDPLGNGWHIIQSQIAVGSGGLFGKGWQHGTQSRLDFLPEHTTDFIFAVFSEEFGLVGVIGVMLLYAFIIGRCLWIAMEARDTYSRLLAGAIGMSFFVYVFVNGGMVAGMLPVVGVPMPLISYGGTSAVSLLTGFGVLMSIYANRKIHK; encoded by the coding sequence ATGATCGACGAGCTCCAGGCGCGCCTGATGCAACTGCTGCGCCGCATGGCGAAGCGGCCGCGCATCGATATCCCGCTGGCCCTCGGCCTGATGGTCCTCGCCGGTGTGGGGCTGATGACGCTCTACAGCGCCAGCGGCGGCAACATGGCCATGATCGGCGGGCAGGCCGCGCGCTTTGCGATGGGCGGCGTGCTCGTGCTGCTCATTTCGCGCATTCCGCCGCAGACCCTGCGCACCTGGACGCCGTGGCTTTACGCGGCCAGCATTTTCCTCCTGCTGGTGGTGGCGGCCATCGGCGAGGTCCGCAGCGGCTCCAAGCGCTGGCTGAACCTGGGCGTCATGTCGTTCCAGCCGTCGGAGCTGCTCAAGCTCACCATGCCGATGATGGTGGCGTGGTACCTGCATCCGCGCCAATTGCCGCCGAGCTGGAAGGACATCATCGCGGTAGGCATCCTCATCGGCATCCCGGCCGGCCTCATCGCGGAACAGCCTGACCTGGGCACGGCCTTGCTGGTATCGGCGGCAGGCGCCTTCGCGCTGTTCCTGTCCGGCATGCGCTGGTGGAAGATCGGCAGCCTGTTGGCCGCCGTGGGCGCCATGATCCCGGTGGCCTGGCATTTCCTGCACGAATACCAGCGCAATCGCGTGCGCACCTTGCTGGATCCGGAATCCGACCCGCTGGGCAATGGCTGGCACATCATCCAGTCGCAGATCGCCGTGGGTTCCGGTGGCCTGTTCGGCAAGGGCTGGCAGCACGGCACGCAGTCGCGCCTGGATTTCCTGCCCGAGCACACCACCGACTTCATCTTCGCCGTGTTTTCCGAAGAGTTCGGGTTGGTCGGCGTGATCGGCGTGATGCTGCTCTATGCCTTCATCATCGGCCGCTGTCTGTGGATCGCCATGGAAGCGCGCGATACCTATTCGCGCCTGCTGGCCGGCGCCATCGGCATGAGCTTCTTCGTCTACGTGTTCGTCAACGGCGGCATGGTGGCGGGCATGTTGCCGGTGGTAGGCGTGCCGATGCCGTTGATCAGCTATGGCGGCACGTCGGCGGTGTCGCTGCTGACTGGCTTCGGCGTGCTGATGTCGATCTACGCGAACCGCAAAATCCACAAATAG
- the mreC gene encoding rod shape-determining protein MreC, with protein sequence MALAREESSPLFAGTVAGTLRLIIYLALAMVLMVLDHRNGWIWRLRYTTSVLVEPVYRLASLPATGMRTLSVAFSDRKMLTEQNQRLREDLLLANAKLNRMAAVAEQNERLKQLLDTQHSLDLNVQLARVIDVDLGTSNRRLLVNLGSHDGVKLGQVVIDAHGVMGQVVQVMPRTSLVMLVTDPDHAIPVVIERTGFRTVAYGTREGDLLSLPNISMAADVHPGDKLLTSGLGGRFPTGFPVGEIQSVEPAGSGMFLEGRARPAADLDRSDNVLIIHDLAEPVGPPEPAVPAGPPADLAPAPASAGSAAPPASPAAATGTAAAATNPAVQP encoded by the coding sequence ATGGCGCTTGCGCGCGAGGAATCCTCGCCCCTGTTTGCCGGCACGGTCGCCGGTACGCTCAGGCTCATTATCTATCTTGCGCTAGCCATGGTGCTGATGGTGCTCGACCATCGCAACGGCTGGATCTGGCGCCTGCGCTACACCACGTCGGTGCTGGTCGAGCCCGTGTACCGGCTCGCCAGCTTGCCGGCCACCGGCATGCGCACCCTCAGCGTGGCCTTTTCCGATCGCAAGATGCTTACCGAGCAGAACCAGCGCCTGCGCGAGGATCTGTTGCTGGCCAACGCCAAGCTCAACCGCATGGCAGCCGTGGCCGAGCAGAACGAGCGCCTGAAGCAGCTGCTCGACACCCAGCACAGCCTTGATCTCAACGTGCAGCTGGCCCGCGTCATCGATGTGGACCTGGGCACGTCCAACCGTCGCCTGCTGGTCAATCTGGGTTCGCACGATGGCGTCAAGCTGGGGCAGGTCGTGATCGATGCCCACGGCGTGATGGGCCAGGTGGTGCAGGTGATGCCCCGTACGTCCCTGGTGATGCTGGTGACCGACCCCGACCACGCCATTCCGGTGGTGATCGAGCGCACCGGCTTCCGCACGGTGGCCTATGGCACGCGCGAGGGTGACCTGCTGAGCCTGCCCAATATCTCCATGGCCGCCGATGTTCATCCCGGCGACAAGTTGCTGACCTCGGGCCTTGGCGGGCGCTTCCCGACGGGCTTTCCCGTGGGCGAGATCCAGAGCGTGGAACCGGCGGGGTCGGGCATGTTCCTGGAAGGGCGCGCGCGCCCTGCGGCTGACCTGGATCGCAGCGACAACGTACTCATCATTCACGATCTGGCCGAGCCAGTGGGGCCGCCCGAGCCGGCCGTGCCGGCGGGTCCGCCCGCTGACCTGGCCCCCGCGCCGGCCTCCGCGGGCAGCGCCGCGCCGCCGGCGAGCCCGGCGGCGGCCACCGGCACGGCCGCAGCCGCCACGAACCCGGCGGTGCAGCCATGA